In one window of Streptomyces griseus subsp. griseus DNA:
- a CDS encoding SDR family NAD(P)-dependent oxidoreductase: MSRRAIVTAGTGGIGLETAKGLARHGYAVTVVGRDAGRGARAVEEIAAAADGGTPRFVAADLASLTEVRSLAARLAAEGPLGVLVNNVGAMFAERQRNVDGVEASFAVNHLSPYLLTESLLDRLRADAPSRIVNVSSAAIRSAKRTFDAVEPPGGYYGFHWYGRAKLANLAYTVHLAERLRDTGVTVFAADPGGAATDMTDGTMTSPKIVSPPLRLLWPLVRRAFERGTAGPASVAARSSVFAATDASLDGRTGLLVGPEARPVPLFRGADDPRTVENVLRLSRRLAPLAQADAP, from the coding sequence ATGAGCCGACGGGCGATCGTGACGGCAGGTACCGGGGGCATCGGACTGGAGACCGCGAAGGGGCTCGCGCGGCACGGTTACGCCGTCACGGTGGTCGGCCGCGACGCCGGACGAGGCGCGAGGGCGGTCGAGGAGATCGCGGCGGCCGCGGACGGAGGCACACCGCGATTCGTCGCCGCCGACCTGGCATCCCTCACCGAAGTCCGTTCACTGGCAGCGCGGTTGGCCGCCGAAGGACCGCTCGGGGTGCTGGTCAACAACGTCGGCGCGATGTTCGCCGAACGGCAGCGGAACGTCGACGGCGTCGAGGCGTCGTTCGCCGTGAACCACCTCTCGCCGTACCTGCTGACCGAGTCGCTCCTCGACCGGCTCCGGGCCGACGCGCCCAGCCGGATCGTCAACGTCTCCTCCGCCGCGATCAGGAGCGCCAAGCGCACCTTCGACGCGGTGGAACCCCCGGGCGGTTACTACGGCTTCCACTGGTACGGCCGGGCCAAGCTCGCCAACCTCGCCTACACCGTGCATCTGGCCGAACGCCTCCGCGACACCGGTGTGACGGTCTTCGCGGCCGACCCCGGGGGAGCGGCCACCGACATGACCGACGGCACCATGACGTCGCCGAAGATCGTCTCCCCGCCGCTGCGCCTGCTCTGGCCGCTGGTCCGCCGCGCCTTCGAACGCGGCACCGCCGGACCTGCGTCCGTGGCCGCCCGGTCCTCCGTCTTCGCCGCCACCGATGCCTCCCTCGACGGGCGTACCGGCCTCCTCGTCGGACCCGAGGCCCGGCCCGTACCCCTCTTCCGCGGCGCCGACGACCCCCGGACCGTCGAGAACGTACTCCGGCTCAGCCGGCGGCTGGCGCCCCTCGCTCAGGCGGACGCCCCGTAG
- the ddaH gene encoding dimethylargininase, whose amino-acid sequence MRTARARHYLMCRPTYFDVVYSINPWMDPKKPVDTPLAIAQWERLREVYLSLGHTVDTIEPVRGLPDMVFAANGATVVDGRALVARFRDAERIAEGPAYHDWLRDNGFPDLRTASVVNEGEGDYLLVGDLLLAGTGFRSDPRSHDEAQEFFGRPVIGLTLVDPDYYHLDTALTVLDERTIAYYPGAFSPGSLAVLQRLFPDAVLASAEDAAVFGLNATSDGLNVVLPQNATGLVEQLRDRGFRPVGVDLSELLKAGGSVKCCTLELRPAR is encoded by the coding sequence ATGCGTACCGCACGTGCCCGGCACTACCTCATGTGCCGGCCCACCTACTTCGACGTGGTCTACTCCATCAACCCGTGGATGGACCCGAAGAAGCCTGTCGACACTCCACTGGCCATCGCCCAGTGGGAGCGACTGCGCGAGGTCTACCTGAGCCTCGGGCACACCGTCGACACCATCGAACCCGTCCGCGGTCTCCCCGACATGGTCTTCGCCGCCAACGGCGCCACGGTCGTCGACGGGCGGGCCCTCGTGGCGCGCTTCCGCGACGCCGAACGGATCGCCGAGGGGCCCGCGTACCACGACTGGCTGCGCGACAACGGCTTCCCCGACCTGCGCACCGCGAGCGTCGTCAACGAAGGGGAGGGCGACTATCTGCTGGTGGGCGATCTCCTGCTCGCCGGGACCGGGTTCCGCAGCGATCCCCGCTCCCACGACGAGGCCCAGGAGTTCTTCGGCCGGCCCGTGATCGGGCTGACCCTGGTGGACCCCGACTACTACCACCTGGACACCGCCCTCACAGTGCTGGACGAGAGGACGATCGCCTACTATCCGGGGGCCTTCTCCCCCGGCAGCCTCGCGGTCCTGCAACGCCTCTTCCCGGACGCGGTCCTCGCCTCGGCCGAGGACGCGGCGGTGTTCGGGCTCAACGCCACGTCCGACGGGCTGAACGTGGTCCTGCCGCAGAACGCCACGGGGCTCGTGGAGCAACTCCGCGACCGCGGCTTCCGCCCGGTCGGGGTGGACCTGTCCGAACTCCTCAAAGCGGGCGGCAGCGTGAAGTGCTGCACGCTGGAGCTCCGGCCGGCGCGCTGA
- a CDS encoding methionyl-tRNA formyltransferase, with amino-acid sequence MRVVMFGYQTWGHRTLQALLDSEHDVVTVVTHPRSEHAYEKIWSDSVADLAEKHGIPVIIRNRPDGELVDRLKEVAPDIIIANNWRTWMPPEIYNLPVHGTLNIHDSLLPAYAGFSPLIWALVNGEPEVGVTAHLMDEELDAGDIVVQRSVTVGPTDTATDLFHRTVDLIAPVTTEALGLIASGQTEFTPQDRSKASFFHKRAEEDIRIDWSWPAEDLERLIRAQSAPYPSAFTFHKGQRLEVVSAVVSEGRYGGTPGRIFYREGDGVVIVAGADARTGRNHGLAITRVRTGDGRELPATEHFTSMGGYLTGRP; translated from the coding sequence ATGCGGGTCGTCATGTTCGGTTACCAGACCTGGGGGCATCGCACCCTGCAAGCGCTGCTGGACTCCGAGCACGACGTGGTGACGGTCGTGACGCACCCGAGAAGCGAGCACGCCTACGAGAAGATCTGGAGCGACTCGGTGGCCGACCTCGCGGAGAAGCACGGGATACCCGTGATCATCCGCAACCGGCCGGACGGCGAACTGGTGGACCGCCTCAAGGAGGTGGCCCCGGACATCATCATCGCCAACAACTGGCGCACGTGGATGCCGCCGGAGATCTACAACCTGCCGGTCCACGGCACGCTCAACATCCACGACTCCCTGCTGCCCGCGTACGCGGGCTTCTCGCCGCTGATCTGGGCGCTCGTCAACGGCGAGCCGGAAGTCGGCGTCACCGCCCATCTGATGGACGAGGAACTGGACGCGGGCGACATCGTCGTCCAGCGGTCGGTCACCGTCGGACCGACGGACACGGCCACCGACCTCTTCCACCGGACGGTCGACCTCATCGCCCCGGTCACCACCGAGGCGCTGGGGCTGATCGCTTCGGGGCAGACCGAGTTCACCCCGCAGGACCGCTCCAAGGCCAGCTTCTTCCACAAGCGGGCCGAGGAGGACATCCGTATCGACTGGAGCTGGCCCGCCGAGGACCTGGAGCGTCTGATCCGCGCCCAGTCCGCTCCCTACCCGAGCGCCTTCACCTTCCACAAGGGGCAGCGGCTCGAAGTCGTCTCCGCTGTCGTGTCCGAGGGCCGCTACGGCGGCACCCCGGGCCGGATCTTCTACCGCGAGGGCGACGGCGTCGTGATCGTCGCCGGAGCCGATGCCCGAACCGGCCGCAACCACGGTCTGGCCATCACCCGCGTACGGACCGGGGACGGCCGCGAACTTCCCGCGACCGAGCACTTCACCTCGATGGGCGGCTATCTCACCGGCCGCCCCTGA